Proteins from one Buchnera aphidicola (Diuraphis noxia) genomic window:
- a CDS encoding enoyl-ACP reductase: protein MGFLKGKKILITGISSKRSIAFEIAKSMYGLKAELGFICQNEKICNKMKTSLDAMKSSFIFTCDFRNDENIKKMCFNLSQVWKNFDGLIHAIAYCPKKLLYGDFIDQTTREGFNISHEISCYSFLGLIKQCRKFLKHGSSLLTLSYLGAQRVIPNYNIMGLAKASLEANVRYLAYTLGKNNIRVNAISSGPIKTISSYSIKNFNEIKQHHYKSALIQNSITSKNIANVASFLLSDLSIGITGSVIYVDNGFHVSSI from the coding sequence ATGGGATTTTTAAAAGGTAAAAAGATTTTAATCACAGGAATTTCTAGTAAACGATCAATTGCTTTTGAGATAGCAAAATCTATGTATGGTTTAAAAGCAGAATTAGGATTTATATGTCAAAATGAAAAAATTTGTAATAAAATGAAAACATCATTAGATGCAATGAAATCTAGTTTTATATTTACATGTGATTTTAGAAATGACGAAAATATAAAAAAAATGTGTTTTAATTTATCACAGGTATGGAAAAATTTTGACGGATTAATACATGCTATTGCTTATTGTCCAAAAAAATTACTTTATGGAGATTTCATTGATCAAACTACTAGAGAAGGATTTAATATTTCTCATGAAATTAGTTGTTATAGTTTTTTAGGATTAATAAAACAATGTAGAAAATTTCTAAAACATGGTTCTTCTTTGTTGACTTTATCTTACCTAGGAGCTCAACGTGTGATACCTAATTACAATATTATGGGATTAGCGAAAGCTTCGTTAGAAGCAAATGTTCGTTATCTAGCTTATACGTTGGGTAAAAACAATATTCGAGTCAATGCTATTTCATCTGGTCCTATCAAAACTATTTCTTCTTATAGTATTAAAAATTTTAATGAAATTAAACAACATCATTATAAATCAGCACTAATACAAAATTCTATCACTAGCAAAAATATAGCGAATGTTGCATCTTTTTTATTATCAGATTTATCAATCGGTATTACTGGTTCAGTTATTTATGTTGATAACGGATTTCATGTCAGTTCTATCTAA
- the lipA gene encoding lipoyl synthase — protein MKINKNILSKSNISKQLNTIPIKNIYKFQTKLTKPDWIKIKLPIHTSRIKKIKTALRKHNLYSVCEEARCPNLPECFDNGTATFMILGSICTRNCPFCAVSHGIPYPVNKTEPDNLSNAIFDMGINYVVITSVVRDDLYDGGAQHFVNCIKSIRNKNQVKIEILVPDFRGKIDLILNIFNTSLPDIFNHNIESIPRMYKKIRPGANYSKSLLLLESFQKRYINIPTKSGLMLGLGEKEKEIIQVMKDLYSSGVTLLTIGQYLQPSTNHVPVKRYISPKEFEYIKKEALSIGFSNVFCGSFVRSSYHASFQSLLPIKK, from the coding sequence ATGAAGATAAATAAAAATATTTTATCGAAAAGTAATATATCAAAACAGTTAAATACAATTCCAATTAAAAATATTTATAAATTTCAAACAAAATTAACAAAACCTGATTGGATAAAAATTAAACTACCTATTCACACTTCTCGTATAAAAAAAATAAAAACAGCCTTACGTAAACACAATCTGTATTCTGTTTGTGAAGAAGCTCGTTGTCCCAATTTACCAGAATGTTTTGACAATGGTACTGCGACATTCATGATTCTTGGATCAATATGTACTCGAAATTGCCCTTTTTGCGCAGTATCTCATGGTATACCATACCCTGTAAATAAAACAGAACCTGATAATCTATCCAATGCAATATTTGATATGGGTATTAATTATGTAGTAATCACATCAGTAGTTCGTGATGATTTATATGATGGTGGTGCACAACATTTTGTTAATTGTATAAAATCAATTAGAAATAAAAATCAAGTAAAAATTGAAATATTAGTGCCTGATTTTCGAGGAAAGATTGATTTAATATTAAACATATTTAATACATCGTTACCTGATATTTTTAATCATAATATAGAAAGTATTCCTAGAATGTATAAAAAAATTCGTCCTGGAGCAAATTATTCAAAATCGTTATTATTATTGGAATCATTCCAAAAAAGATATATTAATATACCTACAAAATCTGGATTAATGTTAGGACTCGGTGAAAAAGAAAAAGAAATAATTCAAGTCATGAAAGATCTTTATTCAAGTGGAGTAACTTTATTAACAATAGGACAATATCTTCAACCCAGTACTAATCATGTTCCAGTGAAACGTTACATCTCACCTAAAGAATTTGAATATATTAAGAAAGAAGCTTTATCTATTGGTTTTTCTAATGTTTTTTGTGGTTCATTTGTTCGTTCATCATACCATGCTAGTTTTCAATCACTATTACCTATTAAGAAATAA
- the purB gene encoding adenylosuccinate lyase → MKLNSLTAISPIDGRYSKSTLVLREIFSEFGFFKYRLNVEIQWFKKIISISELLELKKIDDKNISFLNNIINDFTEEDASQIKKIEKTTQHDVKALEYFLKDKISKSEIFSSILEFIHFGCTSEDINNISYALMLKDARNKIILPLWSKIIASVKNMIFKYQHVPLLSLTHGQPATPSTMGKELTNFYYRMQRYYKKIKNIEILGKMNGTTGNYNAHLVAYPKINWHKISQEFVTSLGISWNPYTTQIEPHDYISEFFSCISLFNTILINFNRDIWGYISLNYFKQKPVENEVGSSIMPHKINPIDFENSEGNLGLSNAFMNHMIHKLPISRWQRDLSDSTVLRNLGVTIAYSVIAYKSVLSGLKKLEINEVQMLKNLNENWSVLSEPIQTVMRRYGIKNSYEQLKKLTRGKKINKNIIHMFIASLEIPEKEKKRLKKLTPCNYIGAASQIINELE, encoded by the coding sequence ATGAAGTTAAATTCATTAACTGCTATTTCTCCCATTGATGGTCGATATAGTAAATCTACTTTAGTACTTAGAGAGATTTTTAGCGAATTTGGTTTTTTTAAATATCGTCTCAACGTAGAAATTCAGTGGTTTAAAAAAATAATAAGCATATCTGAACTTTTAGAATTAAAAAAAATTGATGATAAAAACATATCTTTTCTTAATAATATTATTAATGATTTTACTGAAGAAGATGCCAGTCAGATTAAAAAAATAGAAAAAACAACTCAACATGATGTAAAAGCTTTAGAATACTTTTTAAAAGATAAAATTTCTAAATCAGAAATTTTTTCATCAATTTTAGAATTTATACATTTTGGTTGTACTTCAGAGGACATTAATAATATATCTTATGCCTTAATGTTAAAAGATGCTCGTAATAAAATAATTTTACCATTATGGTCTAAAATAATTGCTTCTGTAAAAAACATGATTTTTAAATATCAGCATGTCCCTTTATTATCTTTAACGCATGGACAACCAGCTACGCCATCAACGATGGGAAAAGAACTTACTAATTTTTATTATCGTATGCAACGTTATTATAAAAAAATTAAAAATATAGAAATATTAGGTAAAATGAATGGCACTACTGGGAATTATAATGCACATTTAGTTGCATATCCAAAAATTAACTGGCATAAAATTAGTCAAGAATTTGTAACATCTTTAGGAATATCTTGGAATCCATATACTACACAAATCGAACCTCATGATTACATATCAGAATTTTTTAGTTGTATTTCATTATTTAATACAATATTAATTAATTTTAATCGTGATATTTGGGGATATATTTCACTTAACTATTTTAAACAAAAACCAGTAGAAAATGAAGTAGGTTCTTCTATTATGCCTCATAAAATTAATCCTATTGATTTTGAAAATTCTGAAGGGAATTTAGGGTTATCAAATGCTTTTATGAATCATATGATACATAAATTACCTATTTCTCGATGGCAACGTGACTTAAGTGATTCTACAGTATTACGTAATTTAGGAGTAACTATAGCTTATTCTGTCATTGCATATAAATCTGTATTATCGGGTTTAAAAAAACTAGAAATAAATGAAGTTCAAATGTTAAAAAATTTAAATGAAAACTGGTCTGTTTTATCTGAACCAATTCAAACTGTTATGCGTCGTTATGGTATAAAAAATTCATATGAACAATTAAAAAAATTAACTCGCGGAAAAAAAATAAATAAAAATATTATACATATGTTTATTGCTAGTTTAGAAATACCAGAAAAAGAAAAAAAACGCTTAAAGAAACTTACGCCTTGTAATTATATAGGGGCAGCAAGTCAAATAATCAATGAATTAGAATAA
- a CDS encoding septation protein A has product MKKILHIFPMIVFFIFYNFYDIFIASASLTFTSGLICILHWIFYKELDKMSLFSFCTISFFSFLTIFFHNSQFIKWKITIIYLFFSIVLLISQFFSNKPIIQRFLEREINISNVYWRKINLIWSLFFLFCSILNIYIALCFSEKTWVIFKVFGFTTLTFFLILVTSIYINFKIFKKK; this is encoded by the coding sequence ATGAAAAAAATATTACACATTTTTCCAATGATAGTTTTTTTTATTTTTTATAATTTTTATGATATTTTTATAGCTTCTGCATCTTTAACTTTTACATCAGGGTTAATATGTATACTACATTGGATTTTTTATAAAGAACTAGATAAAATGAGTTTGTTCAGTTTTTGTACAATTTCTTTTTTTAGTTTTTTGACAATATTTTTTCATAATAGTCAATTTATTAAATGGAAAATTACAATAATCTATCTTTTTTTTTCTATTGTTTTACTCATCAGTCAATTTTTTTCAAACAAACCAATAATACAAAGATTTTTAGAACGAGAAATCAATATCTCTAATGTTTATTGGCGTAAAATAAACTTAATATGGTCTTTATTTTTTTTATTTTGTAGTATTTTAAATATTTATATAGCACTGTGTTTTTCAGAAAAAACTTGGGTTATTTTCAAAGTTTTTGGTTTTACAACTTTAACATTTTTTCTCATTTTAGTAACAAGTATTTATATAAATTTTAAAATATTTAAAAAAAAATAA
- the cls gene encoding cardiolipin synthase has product MDEYFFNSIKCLIFLTYWLLIANITFRVLIKKRRSIASSTLWLLTVYIIPFIGISVWFFFGELYLGKRQKKIANRIWSMSNNWLNELKSCTNIFQMKNSEVANSLFQLCKHRQGTYGIKSNKLKLLSNTNQTIQILIRDISLAKKNIEMVFYIWKPGGIADDVAIALIKSAKRGIHCRLMLDSAGSIAFFRSPWAKIMRKSGIQIVEALKVSLLRVFLRRLDVRQHRKMILIDNYIVYSGSMNLVDPSLFKQSSGIGQWIDLMTRIEGPVAATMGIIYSCDWEIETGLKILPPLPNKQHLRNEYTRNSSIQVIASGPGFPENMIHQALLTAIYSARKELIMTTPYLVPSEDLLYAICTAAQRGVKVSIIIPLYHDSILVKWASRVFFAELLEAGVKIYQFKKGLLHSKSILVDKQLSLIGTVNLDMRSLWLNFEITLVIDDSNFGKDLFYIQKQYISDSLLLDKRMWSTRAYWTIILEKIFYFLSPLL; this is encoded by the coding sequence ATGGATGAATATTTTTTTAATTCAATAAAATGTTTAATTTTTTTAACATATTGGTTATTGATTGCTAATATTACTTTTCGTGTTTTAATAAAAAAGAGACGTAGTATAGCTTCTTCAACATTGTGGTTATTAACTGTTTATATTATTCCATTTATTGGAATTTCTGTTTGGTTTTTTTTCGGTGAATTATATTTAGGAAAAAGACAAAAAAAAATAGCAAATAGAATTTGGTCTATGTCTAACAATTGGCTAAATGAACTAAAATCTTGTACAAATATTTTTCAAATGAAAAATAGCGAAGTCGCAAATTCTTTATTTCAATTATGCAAGCATAGACAAGGAACTTATGGAATAAAAAGTAATAAATTAAAACTTTTAAGTAATACTAATCAAACTATACAAATTTTAATACGCGATATTTCGTTAGCAAAAAAAAATATTGAAATGGTGTTTTATATTTGGAAACCTGGTGGGATAGCAGATGATGTCGCAATAGCCTTAATAAAATCTGCAAAACGTGGAATACATTGTAGGTTAATGTTAGATTCTGCAGGTAGTATAGCATTTTTCAGAAGTCCTTGGGCTAAAATAATGAGAAAATCTGGAATTCAAATAGTAGAAGCATTGAAAGTTAGTCTATTAAGAGTTTTTTTAAGAAGATTAGATGTGAGACAGCATAGAAAAATGATCTTGATTGATAACTATATTGTTTATTCAGGTAGCATGAATCTTGTAGATCCTTCTTTATTTAAACAATCTTCTGGAATCGGTCAATGGATTGATCTGATGACAAGAATAGAGGGACCTGTAGCAGCAACTATGGGTATTATTTATTCTTGTGATTGGGAAATTGAAACTGGTTTAAAAATTTTACCTCCATTACCAAATAAACAACATTTAAGAAACGAATATACTCGAAATTCCAGTATTCAGGTTATTGCATCAGGACCAGGTTTTCCTGAAAATATGATCCACCAAGCTTTATTGACCGCAATTTATTCTGCTAGAAAAGAATTGATTATGACTACCCCTTATTTAGTACCTAGTGAAGATTTATTATATGCTATTTGTACTGCTGCTCAAAGAGGTGTTAAAGTTAGTATTATTATACCTTTATATCATGATTCTATTTTAGTGAAATGGGCTAGTAGAGTTTTTTTCGCTGAATTATTAGAAGCAGGTGTAAAAATTTATCAATTTAAAAAAGGTTTACTTCATAGTAAAAGCATTTTAGTAGATAAACAATTAAGTTTAATTGGTACTGTAAATTTAGATATGCGAAGTCTTTGGTTAAATTTTGAAATTACTTTAGTGATTGATGATAGTAATTTTGGGAAAGATCTATTTTATATACAAAAACAGTATATTTCTGATTCTCTTTTATTGGATAAAAGAATGTGGTCTACGCGAGCATATTGGACTATAATTTTGGAAAAGATATTTTATTTTTTAAGTCCTTTATTATAA
- the rnb gene encoding exoribonuclease II yields MFQNNPLLTLLKKNLHAKTPRIEGVVKSTERGFGFLETDAQKSYFIPPKHMKKVMHGDKIIALLKIEKDREIIEPEKLVAPFLNRFVGQIEKKENKLFIVPDYPFLKTLIICINYKNSSNVFHNGDWVVAKLTKHKLNGNHFFYAELIEKIIKNNDPFIPWRVTLARHNLPKQEPLSNINDFKLKDECDRKDLTNLDFVTIDNSNTKDIDDALFINQNITGDFVLTVAIADPTAYIKKDSQLDVIAYKRGFTNYLPGFNIPMLPRNLSEDICSLNPNERRPALACRINILKDGSISENIIFFLAWIKSKSKLSYDNVSDWIEQSGTWQPPTKSIKNQILCLHRLCLLRIKWRSKNSVLFKDNPEYRFNLSENGNILDIFIDKRRIAHKIVEECMIIANMSAAKFLSKHIGFGIYNVHTGFDLINAENVVSFLKDYNLNFTVEEITTLKGFCKLRRVLNILSNNYIDNRIRRFQSFGDFSIVPGPHFALGFSEYATWTSPIRKYSDMINHRLLKSIIRKETPIKPSEEIKLKISEQKRRNRTAERDVSDWLYAIFLQKEKNRNKKFNAEIIDISRSGMRARLIENGAYVFIPGVFLHKNKTELLFNQEMGKVFINGILIYKVSDVISVILSDIRLETRSIIAKPEN; encoded by the coding sequence ATGTTCCAAAATAATCCATTGCTTACACTGTTAAAAAAAAATCTACATGCTAAAACACCTCGTATTGAAGGCGTAGTAAAAAGCACTGAAAGAGGATTTGGATTTTTAGAAACGGATGCACAAAAAAGTTATTTTATCCCACCAAAACACATGAAAAAAGTGATGCACGGAGATAAGATAATTGCATTATTAAAAATAGAAAAAGATAGAGAAATCATTGAACCTGAAAAATTAGTTGCGCCTTTTCTAAATCGGTTTGTGGGACAAATAGAAAAGAAAGAAAATAAATTATTTATTGTACCCGATTATCCATTTTTAAAAACTCTTATAATATGTATAAATTATAAAAACAGTTCAAATGTTTTTCATAATGGAGATTGGGTTGTTGCAAAACTAACTAAACATAAGCTTAATGGAAATCATTTTTTTTATGCTGAATTAATTGAAAAAATTATAAAAAATAATGATCCTTTCATACCATGGAGAGTAACTTTAGCACGTCATAATCTTCCCAAACAAGAACCATTATCTAATATAAATGATTTTAAATTGAAAGATGAATGTGATAGAAAAGATTTGACAAATTTAGATTTTGTGACTATAGACAATAGTAATACCAAAGATATTGATGATGCACTTTTTATTAATCAAAATATTACAGGAGATTTTGTTTTAACTGTAGCAATTGCTGATCCTACTGCTTATATAAAAAAAGATAGTCAATTAGATGTTATTGCATATAAAAGAGGTTTTACAAATTATTTACCTGGGTTCAATATTCCTATGTTGCCTAGAAATTTATCAGAAGATATATGTTCATTGAATCCCAATGAACGTCGTCCAGCATTAGCATGTCGTATTAATATTTTAAAAGATGGTAGTATATCTGAAAATATTATATTTTTTTTAGCATGGATTAAATCTAAATCAAAATTATCTTATGATAACGTATCAGATTGGATTGAACAATCTGGAACATGGCAACCTCCTACGAAATCTATAAAAAATCAAATATTATGCTTACATCGATTATGTTTATTACGAATAAAATGGCGTTCAAAAAATTCTGTATTGTTTAAAGACAACCCAGAATATCGATTTAATTTATCTGAAAACGGAAATATTTTAGATATTTTTATTGACAAAAGACGTATTGCTCACAAAATTGTTGAAGAATGTATGATTATTGCTAACATGTCTGCAGCTAAATTTTTATCTAAGCATATTGGTTTTGGAATATATAATGTACATACTGGTTTTGATCTGATTAACGCTGAAAATGTAGTGTCTTTTTTAAAAGATTATAACTTAAATTTTACTGTTGAAGAAATTACTACTTTAAAAGGTTTTTGTAAACTTAGACGTGTTTTAAATATATTATCTAATAATTACATTGATAATCGTATTCGTCGTTTTCAATCATTTGGTGATTTTAGTATTGTACCAGGTCCTCATTTTGCTCTTGGTTTTTCAGAATATGCTACTTGGACTTCCCCTATTCGCAAATATAGTGATATGATTAATCATCGTCTATTAAAATCTATTATTAGAAAAGAAACACCGATTAAACCTAGCGAAGAAATTAAATTAAAGATAAGTGAACAAAAAAGACGAAACAGGACTGCTGAAAGAGACGTATCAGATTGGCTTTATGCTATATTTTTACAAAAAGAAAAAAATCGAAATAAAAAATTTAATGCTGAAATTATTGATATTTCAAGAAGTGGAATGAGGGCTCGTTTAATAGAAAATGGTGCGTATGTTTTTATTCCAGGTGTTTTTTTACACAAAAATAAAACCGAATTACTATTTAATCAAGAAATGGGCAAGGTATTTATTAATGGTATTTTAATTTATAAAGTTTCGGATGTTATATCAGTCATTTTATCAGATATTCGATTAGAAACCCGTAGTATTATTGCGAAACCAGAAAATTAA
- a CDS encoding YchE family NAAT transporter, which produces MHISIFDLSIYIKFFIGLCALVNPIGMIPIFTTMTHSQSILERQKTNLIANFSASLILIISLFVGSNILNAFGISISSFRIAGGILIISIAFSMISGNFLNKVKQIKENKTNQKPENISVVPLAMPLIAGPGAISSTIVWSTYYSNWMNLFGCSLVIICFSMVCWLCFQAAPCVVKILGTTGINIITRIMGLLLMSLGIEFITIGISTIFPGLLN; this is translated from the coding sequence ATGCATATTTCGATTTTTGATTTATCTATATATATAAAATTTTTTATAGGTTTATGTGCTTTAGTTAATCCAATTGGAATGATTCCTATCTTTACAACTATGACTCATAGTCAATCTATTTTAGAAAGACAAAAAACTAATTTAATAGCTAATTTTTCAGCATCTCTGATTTTAATCATATCACTATTTGTTGGTAGTAATATTTTAAATGCATTTGGTATATCTATTAGTTCGTTTCGTATTGCTGGAGGCATACTTATAATCAGTATAGCGTTTTCTATGATTAGTGGAAATTTTTTAAATAAAGTAAAACAAATAAAAGAAAACAAAACGAATCAAAAACCTGAAAACATTAGTGTAGTTCCTTTAGCAATGCCTTTAATTGCAGGACCAGGAGCTATAAGTTCGACTATTGTTTGGAGTACTTATTATTCTAATTGGATGAATTTATTTGGATGCAGTTTAGTTATTATCTGTTTTTCAATGGTATGTTGGTTGTGTTTTCAAGCAGCTCCATGCGTTGTAAAAATATTAGGAACAACAGGAATTAACATTATTACACGTATTATGGGTTTATTATTAATGTCATTAGGAATAGAGTTTATTACTATAGGTATAAGTACGATTTTCCCTGGATTATTAAATTAA
- a CDS encoding transglycosylase SLT domain-containing protein: protein MTSIILVISLIFLTGCNNFINTQTYFKKKYFLNKNIIENRIHSWNNITKIAAYKYHVDEKLIKSIIYAESSGNPYAKSSSNAIGLMQIKPSAAGFEIYRLQGKKRQPSLKELYNPKINIDIGTAYISLLQTKKLLGIKNKELMRYATIVSYVNGDSALLKLFSKNRKKAISIINTMNINSFCAYIKKNIQQSKLQII from the coding sequence GTGACATCAATAATATTAGTTATCTCTCTTATTTTTTTAACTGGTTGTAATAATTTTATTAATACGCAAACATATTTTAAAAAAAAATATTTTTTAAATAAAAATATTATAGAAAATAGAATACATTCTTGGAATAATATTACAAAAATTGCTGCATATAAATATCATGTTGATGAAAAATTAATTAAATCTATTATTTATGCAGAATCTTCTGGTAACCCTTATGCTAAAAGCAGTTCTAATGCGATTGGATTAATGCAAATTAAACCATCTGCTGCAGGTTTTGAAATATATCGTTTACAAGGAAAAAAACGTCAACCTTCTCTTAAAGAATTATATAATCCTAAAATAAATATTGATATAGGTACTGCTTATATTAGTTTATTGCAAACAAAAAAATTGTTGGGTATAAAAAACAAAGAACTAATGAGATATGCTACTATTGTTTCATATGTCAATGGAGATAGTGCATTGCTAAAACTTTTCTCTAAAAATAGAAAAAAAGCAATATCTATAATTAACACTATGAATATAAACTCTTTTTGTGCATATATAAAAAAAAACATCCAGCAAAGCAAGCTTCAAATTATTTAA
- the yciA gene encoding acyl-CoA thioester hydrolase YciA codes for MPKKKILPSGTLVLKTLAMPKDTNANGDIFGGWIMSQMDMGGAILAKEIAGGKVVTVRVSNINFLQSISVGDIVNCYARCIKIGISSMKIDVEIWIKKIYSKPLGQYYCAAESEFIYVAINQEGKPRELLPMSII; via the coding sequence ATGCCAAAAAAAAAAATATTACCAAGTGGAACACTAGTATTAAAAACTCTTGCTATGCCTAAAGATACAAATGCAAATGGTGATATATTTGGTGGTTGGATTATGTCTCAAATGGATATGGGCGGAGCAATTCTAGCAAAAGAAATTGCAGGCGGAAAAGTTGTAACCGTTAGAGTAAGTAATATTAATTTTTTACAATCAATTTCAGTTGGAGATATTGTTAATTGTTATGCACGATGTATTAAAATTGGAATTAGCTCAATGAAAATTGATGTAGAAATATGGATTAAAAAAATATATTCAAAACCATTAGGGCAATATTACTGTGCTGCAGAATCTGAATTTATTTATGTTGCAATTAATCAAGAAGGAAAGCCTCGAGAATTATTACCAATGAGTATTATTTAA
- the pyrF gene encoding orotidine-5'-phosphate decarboxylase translates to MLNPIFFNMPKIIIALDFSDKKSAMKLIDLLNPSIFYLKIGKEMFTILGYKFIKELHQLGFSIFLDLKFHDIPNTVFNATKAAADLGVWMLSVHAAGGKKMLISAKKALKNFKKAPLLIAITALTSLKEEDLQDIGIKSSLTEYILKLSKLSNDCGLDGIVCPGKEAKKIKFLFGHQYKIITPGIRSSKDLLYDQNNIITPREAKESKIDYIVLGRSITMSKNPIKKLDLIIKSMQ, encoded by the coding sequence GTGTTAAATCCCATTTTTTTTAATATGCCTAAAATCATTATTGCATTAGATTTTTCTGATAAAAAATCAGCTATGAAACTCATTGATCTTTTAAATCCATCTATTTTTTATTTAAAGATTGGAAAAGAAATGTTTACAATTTTAGGTTATAAATTTATAAAAGAATTACATCAACTTGGATTTAGTATATTTCTTGATTTAAAATTTCATGATATCCCCAATACTGTTTTTAATGCAACAAAAGCTGCTGCAGATTTAGGAGTATGGATGCTAAGTGTTCATGCAGCTGGAGGAAAAAAAATGTTAATTTCTGCCAAAAAAGCTTTAAAGAATTTTAAAAAGGCTCCTTTATTAATAGCCATTACAGCGTTAACTAGTTTGAAAGAAGAAGATTTGCAAGACATTGGAATTAAAAGTTCTTTAACAGAATACATTTTAAAATTATCAAAATTATCTAATGATTGTGGTTTAGATGGAATTGTGTGTCCAGGGAAAGAAGCAAAGAAAATAAAATTTTTGTTTGGTCATCAATATAAAATTATCACACCAGGTATTAGATCTTCTAAAGATTTACTATATGATCAAAATAATATTATTACTCCTAGAGAAGCTAAAGAATCTAAAATAGATTATATAGTTTTAGGACGTTCTATTACAATGTCAAAAAATCCAATTAAAAAATTGGATTTAATAATAAAATCTATGCAATAA
- the lipB gene encoding lipoyl(octanoyl) transferase LipB, whose protein sequence is MKSFLQNKIIFFRDLGIEEWSITFKKMHNFTILRDFYTFDEIWFVEHYPVFTQGYAHQKKSLTHINNIPVINTNRGGQITYHGPGQQILYFLIDLKRRNISIRDLIDIMQQIVIKTLNKLSIHQAYTKKKFPGVYVNKKKICSLGLRIKRNFTFHGLSINVNMDLTPFNYIYPCGDINIQMTQIKEFNKDIKLKDLKTVLVTVLSNYFQVIMIKKKQ, encoded by the coding sequence ATGAAAAGTTTTTTACAAAATAAAATTATTTTTTTTCGTGATTTAGGAATAGAAGAATGGTCGATTACCTTTAAAAAAATGCACAATTTTACAATATTGCGCGATTTTTATACATTTGATGAAATATGGTTTGTTGAGCATTATCCTGTTTTTACACAAGGGTATGCACATCAAAAAAAGAGTTTAACTCATATTAACAATATACCTGTAATAAATACTAATAGAGGTGGCCAAATTACATATCATGGGCCAGGCCAGCAAATATTATATTTTTTAATTGATCTTAAACGTAGAAATATTAGTATTCGTGACTTAATTGATATCATGCAACAAATAGTAATAAAGACTTTAAATAAACTTTCTATACATCAAGCATATACTAAAAAAAAATTTCCAGGTGTGTATGTAAATAAAAAAAAAATATGCTCTTTAGGATTAAGGATAAAAAGAAATTTTACTTTTCATGGTTTGTCTATTAATGTGAATATGGATTTAACACCATTTAATTATATCTATCCTTGTGGCGATATAAATATACAGATGACACAAATAAAAGAGTTTAATAAAGATATTAAATTAAAAGACTTAAAAACTGTTTTAGTAACAGTTTTATCTAATTATTTTCAAGTTATTATGATAAAAAAAAAACAATGA
- the ribA gene encoding GTP cyclohydrolase II encodes MQLIKIEKAILPTPWGNFFIFGFEEKKNGKNHIALVYGNINENTPILSRVHSECLTGDAFFSLRCDCGIQLKIAMQIISKEGSGVLIYHRQEGRNIGLLNKIRAYALQDKGLDTVEANEKLGFSADERDFSLCADIFKILNIKKIRLLTNNPFKMQMLINAGINIVERVPLIVEKNSKNAFYLQTKEKKMGHLLHE; translated from the coding sequence ATGCAATTAATAAAAATAGAGAAAGCCATTTTACCTACTCCTTGGGGTAATTTTTTTATTTTTGGTTTTGAAGAAAAGAAAAATGGGAAAAATCATATTGCTCTTGTATATGGCAATATAAACGAAAATACTCCGATTCTTTCTAGAGTACATTCAGAATGCTTAACAGGAGATGCTTTTTTTAGCTTAAGATGCGACTGTGGTATTCAATTAAAAATAGCGATGCAAATTATTTCTAAAGAAGGGAGTGGTGTCTTAATTTATCATCGTCAAGAAGGAAGAAATATTGGATTATTGAATAAAATAAGAGCATATGCTTTACAAGACAAAGGCTTGGATACTGTCGAAGCTAATGAGAAATTGGGTTTTTCTGCAGACGAAAGAGATTTTTCATTATGTGCTGATATTTTTAAAATATTGAATATTAAAAAAATTCGATTACTGACAAATAATCCGTTTAAAATGCAAATGCTAATAAATGCTGGAATAAATATTGTAGAACGAGTACCTCTTATAGTAGAAAAAAATTCTAAAAATGCTTTTTATTTACAAACAAAAGAAAAAAAAATGGGTCATTTATTACATGAATAA